The following are from one region of the Luteimonas sp. MC1572 genome:
- the rocF gene encoding arginase, with protein sequence MPIAPQRVSIFGVPTDIGAGTRGASMGPETLRVAGLVEALHARGVDVVDRGDLAGPRNPWLPPDAGYRHLDEVVEWNRAVMAASAAELAAGRMPVMLGGDHCLAIGSITAVARHCREQGKHLRVLWLDAHADFNTSAITPSGNVHGMPVACLCGMGPDVLTRLGGDAPAISPGEVRQIGIRSVDTGEKRLVRDHGLDIYDMRYIDEVGMKRVVEEALDGIGADTHLHVSFDVDVLDPSIAPGTGTRVPGGVNYREAQLLMEMIADSGRLGSLDIVEVNPALDIRNRTAKLAVDLVESLFGKSTLMRE encoded by the coding sequence ATGCCCATCGCACCGCAGCGCGTCTCCATCTTCGGAGTGCCCACCGACATCGGTGCCGGCACGCGCGGAGCGTCGATGGGTCCCGAGACCCTGCGCGTCGCCGGGCTGGTCGAAGCCCTGCACGCACGCGGGGTCGACGTGGTCGACCGCGGCGACCTGGCCGGGCCGCGCAACCCGTGGCTGCCGCCGGACGCGGGCTACCGTCACCTGGATGAAGTGGTCGAATGGAACCGCGCGGTGATGGCCGCCAGCGCCGCCGAACTCGCCGCCGGGCGGATGCCGGTGATGCTGGGTGGCGATCATTGCCTGGCAATCGGCTCGATCACCGCGGTCGCCCGCCACTGCCGCGAGCAGGGCAAGCACCTGCGCGTGCTCTGGCTCGACGCGCACGCCGACTTCAACACCAGTGCCATCACCCCCTCGGGCAACGTGCACGGCATGCCGGTGGCCTGCCTGTGCGGCATGGGGCCGGATGTCCTGACCCGGCTCGGCGGCGATGCACCGGCGATCAGCCCGGGCGAGGTGCGCCAGATCGGCATCCGCTCGGTCGACACCGGCGAGAAGCGGCTGGTGCGCGACCATGGCCTCGACATCTACGACATGCGCTACATCGACGAAGTCGGCATGAAGCGCGTCGTCGAGGAGGCCCTCGACGGCATCGGCGCGGACACCCACCTCCACGTCAGCTTCGACGTCGATGTCCTGGACCCGTCGATCGCGCCGGGCACCGGCACGCGCGTGCCGGGCGGGGTGAACTACCGCGAGGCGCAGCTGCTGATGGAAATGATCGCCGACAGTGGACGACTGGGCTCGCTGGATATCGTCGAGGTCAATCCCGCGCTCGATATCCGCAACAGGACCGCGAAGCTCGCGGTGGACCTGGTGGAGAGCCTGTTCGGAAAGTCCACCCTGATGCGCGAATGA
- a CDS encoding MBL fold metallo-hydrolase, with protein MVTIIDTGFGERPDFCAAYLLVESGRAALIDCGTLHSVPRMLAALDAAGVARDAVDHLIVTHVHLDHAGGAGALLRELPSARLVVHPRGAPHMVDPARLIASARQVYGDDLFDLAYGGLVPAPAARVVEAADGAVIDLAGRPLLLAHTPGHALHHLSVWDARTRSWFSGDIFGISYREFDVDGRPFAIPTTSPVQFDPAQMKASVQRMLAESPEACFATHYGRVADVARVGAGLIEQVDAMVAIARALDDAPDRHDVLKRELTALYVERARRHGVADAEVQVPALLEMDIELNAQGLAVWLERERRQAPQAV; from the coding sequence ATGGTCACCATCATCGACACCGGCTTCGGCGAGCGGCCGGACTTCTGCGCGGCCTACCTGCTGGTCGAAAGCGGGCGCGCGGCGCTGATCGACTGCGGCACCCTGCACAGCGTGCCGCGCATGCTGGCGGCGCTCGACGCCGCCGGCGTCGCGCGCGACGCGGTCGACCATCTCATCGTCACCCACGTGCACCTCGACCACGCCGGCGGTGCCGGCGCGCTGCTGCGCGAGCTGCCCAGTGCACGGCTGGTGGTGCACCCGCGCGGCGCGCCGCACATGGTCGATCCGGCCAGACTGATCGCCAGCGCGCGCCAGGTCTATGGCGACGACTTGTTCGACCTTGCCTATGGCGGGCTGGTGCCGGCGCCCGCGGCGCGCGTGGTCGAAGCCGCCGATGGCGCGGTGATCGACCTGGCCGGCCGGCCGCTGCTGCTCGCGCACACGCCGGGCCATGCGCTGCACCACCTGTCGGTGTGGGACGCGCGCACGCGCAGCTGGTTCAGCGGCGACATCTTCGGCATTTCCTACCGCGAGTTCGACGTCGACGGCCGTCCGTTCGCGATCCCGACCACCTCGCCGGTGCAGTTCGATCCCGCGCAGATGAAGGCGTCGGTGCAGCGCATGCTCGCGGAGTCACCCGAGGCGTGCTTCGCCACCCATTACGGCCGGGTTGCCGACGTCGCGCGTGTCGGCGCCGGGCTCATCGAGCAGGTCGATGCGATGGTGGCGATCGCGCGCGCGCTGGACGACGCGCCGGACCGCCATGACGTGTTGAAGCGCGAGCTGACCGCGCTTTACGTGGAGCGCGCGCGACGCCACGGCGTCGCCGATGCGGAGGTGCAAGTGCCCGCGCTGCTGGAGATGGATATCGAGCTCAACGCGCAGGGCCTTGCGGTGTGGCTGGAGCGCGAGCGCAGGCAGGCGCCGCAGGCGGTCTGA
- a CDS encoding type III pantothenate kinase — protein MSDWLFDLGNTRLKHAPLASAAGLGETIAVSHDGEAFADGWLAALPPRIDVAWVASVGPPALRARLLQALAPRALRVVQATVQREMGGVRIAYPEPARLGIDRALAMVAAHARAPGWSLVVGVGTALTVDLVDGDGRHRGGRIAPSPELMREALHARAPHLPRAGGDYAEFGVDTDAALASGCLGAALGLVERSLREAAALAGEVPRTWLHGGGAAALLPHLAAATHAPSLVIEGLARLARRPSVAG, from the coding sequence ATGAGCGACTGGCTGTTCGACCTCGGCAATACCCGGCTCAAGCACGCGCCACTGGCGTCGGCTGCCGGGCTTGGCGAGACGATCGCCGTGAGCCACGACGGCGAAGCGTTCGCCGACGGCTGGCTGGCGGCGCTGCCGCCGCGCATCGATGTCGCCTGGGTGGCCAGCGTCGGGCCGCCGGCGCTGCGCGCGCGGCTGCTGCAGGCGTTGGCGCCGCGCGCGCTGCGCGTGGTCCAGGCCACGGTGCAGCGCGAGATGGGCGGGGTGCGCATCGCCTATCCGGAGCCCGCGCGGCTCGGCATCGACCGCGCGCTGGCGATGGTGGCGGCGCATGCGCGCGCGCCGGGCTGGTCGCTGGTGGTGGGTGTGGGCACGGCGCTCACCGTGGATCTGGTCGATGGCGATGGCCGCCATCGCGGCGGCCGCATCGCGCCGTCGCCCGAGCTGATGCGCGAGGCGCTGCACGCGCGTGCGCCGCACCTGCCGCGTGCCGGCGGCGACTACGCGGAGTTCGGCGTCGATACCGACGCGGCGCTCGCGTCCGGCTGCCTGGGCGCGGCGCTTGGCCTGGTGGAACGCAGCCTGCGCGAAGCCGCGGCGCTGGCCGGCGAAGTCCCGCGCACCTGGCTGCATGGCGGTGGCGCCGCGGCGCTGCTGCCGCACCTCGCCGCCGCGACGCATGCGCCGTCGCTGGTGATCGAAGGCCTCGCGCGCCTGGCGCGACGCCCTTCGGTCGCAGGCTAG
- a CDS encoding VOC family protein, with the protein MAHRSRLSTFVLDCRVDDLAPHVAFWSAALGKPVASADEDGDGKYARLATAADEPVLLLQKVDHDSRIHLDIEADDVDAEAARLEGLGARRIEKRHTWWVMEAPSGHRFCVVRPQRTPFGPHLNTWE; encoded by the coding sequence ATGGCACACCGCAGCCGCCTCTCCACCTTCGTCCTTGATTGCCGGGTCGACGACCTGGCGCCGCACGTCGCGTTCTGGAGCGCGGCGCTGGGCAAGCCGGTGGCCAGCGCCGACGAGGACGGCGACGGCAAGTACGCAAGGCTTGCGACCGCGGCCGACGAGCCCGTCCTGCTGCTGCAGAAGGTCGACCACGACAGCCGCATCCATCTCGACATCGAGGCCGACGACGTCGACGCCGAAGCCGCGCGCCTCGAAGGACTCGGCGCGCGTCGCATCGAAAAGCGCCATACGTGGTGGGTGATGGAAGCGCCGAGCGGGCACCGCTTCTGCGTGGTCCGCCCGCAGCGCACGCCGTTCGGGCCGCACCTCAACACCTGGGAATAG
- a CDS encoding SPOR domain-containing protein, giving the protein MPARALVVLLLMLNFGVATWWLLRPEPLPPTRWVQPADVPRLQLLGEAVDARQDTAGAGPVADDAAADGDAAVAAQAREAGVIALDASAGGASNGEAGSHAGAADGGTPVAVAAVPAAVRAPASPASLRCMSFGPFSDAGSVAAARAALQPLGAQRMRVRDVVESPRGWRVVIPPQADRAAADALAARIREAGFDDLLVVPAGDDANSIALGRYGSESAARRREASLRSAGFPVQAQPLGDTSTRHWLDVAAGAGFDAAAARGAGGAARVTDLDCATFIAGGAAG; this is encoded by the coding sequence ATGCCCGCGCGCGCCCTCGTCGTCCTCCTGCTCATGCTCAACTTCGGCGTCGCGACGTGGTGGCTGCTGCGTCCCGAGCCGCTGCCGCCGACACGCTGGGTGCAGCCTGCCGATGTGCCGCGCCTGCAGCTGCTCGGTGAGGCCGTGGATGCCCGGCAGGACACGGCGGGCGCGGGTCCCGTCGCCGATGACGCGGCGGCCGACGGCGACGCCGCGGTTGCGGCGCAGGCGCGCGAGGCCGGCGTGATCGCCCTCGACGCGTCGGCAGGCGGCGCGTCGAATGGCGAAGCCGGCAGCCATGCAGGCGCCGCGGATGGCGGTACGCCCGTCGCCGTGGCGGCGGTTCCCGCCGCGGTGCGGGCGCCGGCGTCCCCCGCGTCGCTGCGCTGCATGTCGTTCGGTCCCTTCAGCGACGCCGGGTCGGTGGCTGCCGCGCGTGCCGCGCTGCAGCCGCTCGGCGCGCAGCGGATGCGGGTGCGCGACGTGGTCGAATCGCCGCGCGGCTGGCGCGTGGTCATCCCGCCGCAGGCCGACCGCGCCGCCGCGGACGCGCTCGCGGCACGCATCCGCGAAGCCGGGTTCGACGATCTCCTGGTGGTGCCGGCGGGCGACGATGCCAACTCGATCGCCCTGGGCCGCTACGGCAGCGAATCCGCGGCGCGCCGCCGCGAGGCATCGCTGCGCAGCGCCGGATTCCCGGTGCAGGCGCAGCCCCTCGGCGACACCAGCACCCGGCACTGGCTGGACGTCGCCGCAGGTGCAGGCTTCGACGCCGCGGCCGCGCGCGGTGCGGGCGGCGCCGCCCGCGTGACCGACCTGGACTGCGCCACTTTCATCGCCGGTGGCGCGGCAGGCTAG
- a CDS encoding entericidin A/B family lipoprotein, producing MKRLFALMLLAMFSVGFLSACNTVKGAGKDVQKVGEKVEDAAEDTGATDPR from the coding sequence ATGAAGCGTTTGTTCGCCCTGATGCTGCTCGCCATGTTCTCGGTTGGTTTCCTGTCTGCCTGCAACACCGTCAAGGGTGCCGGCAAGGACGTGCAGAAGGTCGGCGAGAAGGTCGAGGATGCCGCCGAGGACACCGGCGCCACCGACCCGCGCTGA
- a CDS encoding CsbD family protein, with translation MNKDIIAGKWTQLKGQAQAKWGDLTDDVFDVAKGDSKYLAGKLQEQYGWEQERAEREVRDFEKSLH, from the coding sequence ATGAACAAGGACATCATCGCCGGCAAGTGGACGCAGCTGAAGGGACAGGCGCAGGCCAAGTGGGGCGACCTGACCGACGACGTATTCGACGTGGCCAAGGGCGACAGCAAGTACCTGGCCGGCAAGCTGCAGGAGCAGTACGGCTGGGAGCAGGAGCGTGCCGAGCGCGAAGTCCGTGACTTCGAGAAGTCGCTGCACTGA